One genomic window of Etheostoma spectabile isolate EspeVRDwgs_2016 chromosome 7, UIUC_Espe_1.0, whole genome shotgun sequence includes the following:
- the r3hdml gene encoding peptidase inhibitor R3HDML — translation MKCGAGRCWPPMGAACVQLLLAATLWVTPHMAATLWVRPHMAATLWVRPHMGAAAAAEPLNTTRASDFRMPTGAAGRRKRALSSREINALLDYHNRVRSQVFPPAANMEFMLWDEGLAESAASWASRCVWDHGPTHVMRHMGQNLSVTSGRYQSITDLVQSWYEERHHFSFPNRCSGSVCSHYTQMVWASTNRVGCAVRKCSHMSVFGSTWREATLLVCNYSIKGNWVGEAPYKSGKPCSDCPSSYGGACWRNQCSHNRKPKRLSRN, via the exons ATGAAG TGTGGTGCAGGGAGGTGCTGGCCTCCGATGGGTGCTGCCTGCGTTCAGCTCCTGTTGGCTGCCACCCTGTGGGTGACGCCTCACATGGCTGCCACCCTGTGGGTGAGGCCTCACATGGCTGCCACCCTGTGGGTGAGGCCTCACATGggagcagctgctgctgcagagccGCTCAACACGACCCGGGCTTCAGACTTCAGGATGCCCACCGGAGCGGCTGGCAGACGGAAAAGAGCCCTTTCATCACGAGAGATCAACGCTCTTCTGGATTACCACAACCGAGTCCGCTCCCAGGTCTTCCCCCCCGCCGCTAATATGGAGTTCATG CTCTGGGATGAGGGACTCGCCGAGTCGGCCGCGTCCTGGGCTTCTCGATGCGTTTGGGATCACGGTCCGACACACGTCATGAGACACATGGGCCAGAACCTGTCAGTCACTTCAGGAAG GTACCAGTCCATCACTGATCTGGTCCAGTCCTGGTACGAGGAGAGGCATCACTTCTCCTTCCCCAACAGATGCAGTGGATCGGTGTGCTCCCACTACACTCAG ATGGTGTGGGCGAGCACCAACCGAGTGGGATGTGCCGTCAGGAAGTGCTCCCACATGTCTGTGTTCGGGAGCACCTGGAGGGAGGCGACGCTGCTGGTCTGCAACTACTCTATAAA GGGAAACTGGGTGGGCGAGGCTCCCTATAAGAGCGGGAAGCCTTGTTCCGACTGTCCGTCCAGCTACGGCGGCGCCTGCTGGAGAAACCAATGCTCACATAACAGAAAACCCAAAAGACTCTCAAGAAATTAA
- the fitm2 gene encoding acyl-coenzyme A diphosphatase FITM2 codes for MCSPARPVSGVNMAAVDVIVDNLVTLWRIPAARQNFPLIFVLISVVGSLLKELEVVPQTYFSSSGNALNVYFVKVSWGWTLLLLTPFLLLSNSAFSRSVSFLSRRLLSLLVATAVWYACTQTFFFIEEVTGSCYETGTKEVLIKELSSKASCRRAGFQWHGHDISGHSFILAYSALFIVEETAPMASLRTAGLSALPRMVLNLLYVALNLIVIVWVWMFACTSVYFHHTSHKLLGTLCGLVAWYLTYRVWYLKPLSPGLPPQRHPKEQKQNA; via the exons ATGTGCAGCCCAGCTCGTCCGGTCAGTGGTGTCAACATGGCGGCGGTAGATGTCATTGTGGACAACTTGGTGACACTCTGGAGGATACCGGCTGCCCGACAAAACTTCCCCTTGATATTTGTACTCATTTCGGTCGTGGGGTCGCTTCTGAAAGAGCTGGAGGTCGTCCCGCAGACATATTTCAGCAGCAGCGGAAATGCCCTGAACGT GTATTTTGTCAAAGTGTCCTGGGGCTGGACATTGCTGCTGCTGACCCCTTTCCTCCTCCTGTCCAACTCGGCCTTCAGCAGGAGCGTGTCCTTCCTCTCCCGGCGACTGCTGTCTCTGTTGGTGGCAACAGCCGTCTGGTACGCCTGCACCCAGACCTTCTTCTTCATCGAGGAAGTGACCGGTTCGTGTTATGAGACCGGCACCAAGGAGGTTCTCATCAAGGAGTTATCAAGCAAAGCCAGCTGCAGGCGGGCCGGCTTCCAATGGCACGGCCACGACATCTCAGGGCACTCCTTCATCCTGGCCTACTCGGCTCTCTTCATCGTGGAGGAAACGGCGCCGATGGCCTCCCTAAGGACCGCCGGTCTCTCTGCGCTGCCCCGGATGGTCCTCAACCTGCTGTACGTGGCCTTGAATCTGATCGTGATCGTTTGGGTGTGGATGTTTGCCTGCACCTCTGTTTACTTCCATCACACGTCTCACAAGTTGCTAGGGACTTTATGCGGCCTGGTGGCGTGGTATCTGACATATCGGGTCTGGTATCTCAAACCTTTATCCCCAGGACTCCCCCCTCAGCGCCACCcaaaagaacagaaacaaaacGCCTGA